One Salmo salar chromosome ssa01, Ssal_v3.1, whole genome shotgun sequence DNA window includes the following coding sequences:
- the LOC106609864 gene encoding parvalbumin beta 3, protein MAFKGMLKDEDIAAALKHCEAAESFNHKEFFAKVGLAGKSAEDLKKAFYFVDQDKSGFIEEDELKLFLQTFSAGARALTDKETKAFLAAGDVDGDGMIGVDEFVTLVNA, encoded by the exons ATGGCTTTCAAGGGAATGCTTAAGGATGAGGATATCGCTGCTGCCCTCAAGCATTGTGAAG CTGCTGAGTCCTTCAACCACAAGGAGTTCTTCGCCAAGGTTGGCCTGGCTGGCAAGTCTGCTGAGGATTTGAAGAAAGCCTTCTACTTCGTTGACCAGGACAAGAGTGGCTTCATTGAGGAAGATGAGCTCAA GCTGTTCCTCCAGACCTTCTCTGCTGGTGCCAGAGCTCTGACAGATAAAGAGACCAAGGCCTTCCTTGCAGCAGGAGATGTTGATGGTGATGGCATGATCGGAGTAGATG AGTTCGTCACCTTGGTGAACGCATAA